Proteins from a genomic interval of Lolium perenne isolate Kyuss_39 chromosome 1, Kyuss_2.0, whole genome shotgun sequence:
- the LOC127320728 gene encoding uncharacterized protein: MACQAGTLKYSPLGARARSGHLLSRRPIEQGRQRPMEEVQLLDRQHVWLRSAEHGTYLHADEDGHGVSLSRRRASMKSAWVVHRYYGDHLHVLFYSAAYGRYLSATDAPAPRGCRGFRVEQRNYDELEDLAIRWQPLRASTRDEIVLRHVVAAGSNDYGLLRANGRDRPSKKHVVSVERSNNISTMMGWMVEPIPSRERIPRLPRPTLLHLQLPALLPSRVVTFMADSEQFYGNDVSFTFRGRSVYRLRNELARQLGIPMNACNNIVLYVRAGTFGRFTPLVVDDLHRSRQPLVITADSPANGGPRYPDFDAE, translated from the exons ATGGCGTGTCAGGCTGGCACCTTGAAATACTCGCCTCTTGGCGCTCGAGCTCGAAG CGGCCACCTCCTCTCTCGGCGACCGATCGAGCAGGGCCGGCAGCGACCGATGGAGGAGGTCCAGCTCCTCGACCGGCAGCACGTGTGGCTGCGGAGCGCCGAGCACGGCACCTACCTCCACGCCGACGAGGACGGCCATGGCGTCTCCCTCAGCCGCCGTCGGGCGTCCATGAAGTCCGCGTGGGTGGTGCACCGCTACTACGGGGACCACCTGCACGTGCTCTTCTACAGCGCCGCCTACGGCCGCTACCTCTCCGCCACCGATGCCCCGGCGCCGCGCGGCTGCCGCGGCTTCCGCGTCGAGCAGCGGAACTACGACGAGCTTGAGGATTTGGCCATCAGGTGGCAGCCTCTCAGGGCGAGTACCAGGGACGAGATCGTGCTCCGCCACGTCGTCGCCGCCGGCAGCAACGACTACGGCCTCCTCCGCGCCAACGGGAGGGACCGCCCCTCGAAGAAACACGTCGTCAGCGTCGAGCGCTCCAACAACATCAGCACCATGATGGGGTGGATGGTGGAGCCCATCCCCAGCAGGGAGCGCATCCCTCGCCTTCCACGTCCAACCTTG CTCCACCTCCAACTCCCCGCCCTGCTGCCGTCGCGGGTGGTGACGTTCATGGCAGACAGCGAACAGTTTTACGGCAACGACGTCTCCTTCACTTTCAGAGGAAGGTCCGTGTACCGCCTGAGGAACGAGCTGGCCAGACAGCTGGGGATCCCAATGAACGCCTGCAACAACATCGTCCTGTACGTCCGAGCGGGCACATTCGGGCGGTTTACCCCACTCGTCGTCGACGACCTACACCGCAGCAGACAGCCCCTCGTAATCACGGCCGATTCGCCTG CAAACGGCGGGCCGCGATACCCGGATTTCGATGCAGAGTAG